ATCACCAAGTGCATCCATTTGTGAAACCACTTCAGGGACCGACTTTCTCTGGTTTGTAGTCAATGACAAGGACTTTCTCCAGCTGAGGAAGCAATATATTTGCATATTCAACATGAGTCGGATGATCTATATACTCTGCAATACCTTCTGTACTGTCGAACGTTGACTCAAAAACATGAGTGAAACCTTGGTGGAAGTTCTCTATGCTCACATTCTCACCCCTGCAATAGTGACACAAATTACATTTCAATACTTGTATGAACTTCAATAAATAAAATGCCACTCCATTTTGATCATGAGAACAAGCAGGAGTCATTACCAAAGTGTCTCAAGGCTAGCATTCTAATACCTCATAATATCCTTTTTGCCCAAGTTCCTAGATATAAAGCCTTAGAGCTTTGTCACCAGAAGCAAGCCAAAATATTACCTCCACATTCTTTTCCA
This sequence is a window from Nicotiana tomentosiformis chromosome 5, ASM39032v3, whole genome shotgun sequence. Protein-coding genes within it:
- the LOC104087491 gene encoding stress-response A/B barrel domain-containing protein HS1, whose product is MDAAKGGGVVKHILLAKFKDGIPADQIDQLIKQYANLVNLIEPMKAFHWGENVSIENFHQGFTHVFESTFDSTEGIAEYIDHPTHVEYANILLPQLEKVLVIDYKPEKVGP